The following are from one region of the Magallana gigas chromosome 6, xbMagGiga1.1, whole genome shotgun sequence genome:
- the LOC105319971 gene encoding uncharacterized protein, whose amino-acid sequence MDENQTQVENPTEDQSNLDTDNFAQEVYIDAFREADEDGDGFLSERELGIALRKLGHNPSEVEIRDLILTVDEDENGHLDMNEFMNLMTIKTAAVGEVNDMFKTFDVDKNGFIDWNELKMGMQNLVGHELEDSDIDEMLEEADLDGDGRINYAVRLGSKEKFTKEQVEEYRQAFRVFDKDGDGTISTEELGVVLRSLGQNPSPEELDDLVEAIDVDGNGIIDFNEFLQMMARKMQEVDVENDIREAFKVFDKENKGYITASELRHIMTNLGEKLSDDEADEMLMEADRDGDGQIDYEEFTAMLAGGMKPQ is encoded by the exons ATG gaTGAAAACCAAACTCAA GTCGAAAATCCCACTGAA GATCAGTCCAACTTAGAC ACGGATAATTTTGCACAAGAAGTCTACATTG ATGCTTTCCGAGAAGCTGATGAAGATGGCGATGGATTTCTGTCAGAGAGAGAACTTGGAATTGCTCTAAGGAAATTGGGTCACAATCCCAGCGAAGTGGAAATTCGTGACTTGATTTTAACAGTTGATGAGGACG AAAATGGACATCTGGACATGAACGAATTTATGAATCTGATGACCATAAAAACTGCTGCTGTCGGTGAGGTAAACGATATGTTTAAAACCTTTGACGTCGACAAAAACGGATTCATCGACTGGAATGAACTTAAAATGGGGATGCAAAACCTGGTCGGACACGAGCTGGAAGACTCTGACATAGACGAAATGTTGGAGGAGGCAGACCTAGACGGGGATGGGAGGATCAATTACGCAG tgagactgggATCAAAA GAAAAATTTACCAAGGAGCAAGTAGAAG AGTATCGTCAAGCCTTTCGTGTGTTTGACAAAGATGGTGACGGAACTATATCCACGGAAGAACTGGGGGTTGTTCTCCGGTCCCTGGGACAAAATCCCTCCCCCGAGGAACTCGATGACCTTGTGGAAGCAATTGATGTTGATG gaAATGGAATAATCGATTTCAATGAATTTCTACAAATGATGGCTAGAAAAATGCAGGAGGTGGACGTTGAAAATGACATCAGGGAGGCATTCAAAGTCTTcgacaaagaaaacaaaggcTACATCACAGCGTCAGAATTACGTCACATCATGACGAACCTGGGAGAAAAACTGTCTGACGACGAAGCAGACGAGATGTTAATGGAGGCGGATCGAGACGGAGACGGACAGATTGACTACGAGG AATTTACGGCCATGTTGGCAGGTGGCATGAAACCCCAATAa